A genomic window from Gossypium hirsutum isolate 1008001.06 chromosome D10, Gossypium_hirsutum_v2.1, whole genome shotgun sequence includes:
- the LOC107914968 gene encoding uncharacterized protein has protein sequence MDAVHNDVNGHKNETSATIDSPKLEDHTDGEDYNESNSLLPQNKGGISTKSEKTQRKVQWNDRNGNKLAEVMVFEPSDVSDSDDEDSDSDSCICTIM, from the exons ATGGATGCCGTCCATAACGATGTTAATGGACATAAAAATGAGACTTCAGCTACCATAGATTCTCCAAAACTTGAAGACCATACTGATGGAGAAGATTACAATGAGTCAAATTCTCTGTTGCCACAAAACAAAGGTGGGATATCGACAAAATCTGAAAAGACTCAGCGAAAAGTCCAATGGAATGATAGAAATGGGAATAAACTCGCAGAGGTTATGGTGTTTGAACCAAG TGATGTGAGTGATTCTGATGATGAGGATTCGGACTCGGATTCCTGTATATGTACAATAATGTAG
- the LOC107914967 gene encoding uncharacterized protein: MGCFLGCFGISTKRKRRKPANRILPGPADSNLVSYEPLDSSINVDIPEDSIVSKPQLSNKPKERSSVKIRKKVSFNLNVQTYEPIPDEETTTYQFLQSVEEEKREKVNGGEAAKRSLPSLSDGISSSLQTSSYPCNYRYQNCRDSYEEEDEMVYEESDIEDDEFFSDEDDYGDDDDKHVDDQLDSLNMDSTKGASLVRLDDDRSKNQMPLGGSADGNLKSRSQYLCSVLNPVENTTQWKEIKARAAAKPKQMRKENVAAEGELQVPFSSDLRSNCSTNYNQSKPLLQDIAVDASLSNWLVSPVSPR, translated from the exons ATGGGGTGTTTTCTTGGGTGTTTTGGGATTTCCACTAAAAGAAAGCGTCGAAAACCAGCCAACCGTATTCTCCCTGGACCTGCTGATTCA aacCTAGTTAGTTATGAGCCCTTGGATTCTTCTATTAATGTTGATATCCCAGAAGATTCCATTGTCTCAAAACCTCAGCTGAG TAATAAGCCAAAGGAAAGATCGAGTGTTAAAATCAGGAAAAAAGTGAGCTTTAACTTGAATGTTCAAACCTATGAGCCGATTccagatgaagaaacaactaccTATCAGTTTTTACAGAGTGTTGAAGaggaaaaaagagaaaaggtTAATGGAGGAGAAGCTGCAAAACGTAGCTTGCCATCTCTCTCTGATGGGATTTCAAGTTCATTGCAGACGAGTTCTTATCCTTGCAATTATAGATACCAAAACTGTAGAGATAGCTATGAAGAAGAggatgaaatggtatatgaggAAAGCGATATAGAAGATGATGAGTTTTTTTCTGATGAAGATGATTATGGTGATGATGATGACAAACATGTGGATGATCAATTAGACTCTCTAAACATGGATTCAACAAAGGGAGCTTCTTTGGTTCGATTGGATGATGACAGGTCCAAGAATCAAATGCCACTTGGTGGTTCAGCAGATGGAAATCTAAAGAGCAGAAGCCAATATCTGTGTTCAGTGTTGAATCCGGTTGAAAACACGACACaatggaaagaaatcaaagcGAGAGCAGCCGCAAAACCAAAGCAGATGAGGAAGGAGAATGTTGCAGCAGAGGGAGAATTACAAGTACCCTTCAGTTCAGACCTGAGATCCAACTGCTCAACAAATTATAATCAGTCAAAGCCCCTACTGCAAGACATAGCAGTCGATGCTAGCCTCTCAAATTGGTTGGTTTCACCAGTAAGTCCCAGATAA